In a genomic window of Streptococcus oralis:
- the comGC gene encoding competence type IV pilus major pilin ComGC, whose amino-acid sequence MKKLMTKLKKVKVQAFTLVEMLVVLLIISVLLLLFVPNLTKQKDAVDDKGKAAVVKVVESQAELYRLDKNDDASLSKLQADGRITAEQAKAYKDYHAKQKTSQTVAD is encoded by the coding sequence ATGAAAAAACTCATGACAAAATTAAAAAAAGTCAAGGTTCAAGCTTTCACTCTGGTAGAAATGTTAGTCGTTCTTTTAATCATCAGCGTTCTTCTCTTGCTCTTTGTACCCAATTTGACCAAGCAAAAGGATGCCGTCGATGACAAAGGAAAAGCTGCTGTTGTCAAGGTTGTGGAAAGCCAGGCAGAACTCTATCGTTTAGATAAAAATGATGATGCCAGCCTCAGCAAATTACAAGCGGACGGTCGTATCACAGCTGAGCAAGCTAAAGCTTATAAAGACTACCATGCAAAACAAAAAACAAGTCAAACTGTTGCAGATTAA
- a CDS encoding class I SAM-dependent methyltransferase → MKHDFNHKAETFDSPKNIFLANLVCQAVEKQIDFLSDKEILDFGGGTGLVALPLAKQAKSVTLVDISEKMLEQARLKTEEQEIRNLQLLEQDLLTNPLEQQFDLIVVSRVLHHIPDLDATLAMFHQHLRENGQVLIADFVKTDTNHHGFELPELETKLDQFGFSSIDSQILYSAEGLFLGNYAELFLTVAQKSLAD, encoded by the coding sequence ATGAAACACGATTTTAATCACAAAGCAGAAACCTTTGATTCGCCCAAAAATATCTTTCTTGCAAACTTGGTTTGTCAGGCAGTTGAAAAACAGATTGATTTTCTATCAGACAAGGAAATATTGGATTTCGGTGGTGGGACGGGTCTGGTAGCTTTGCCCCTGGCCAAGCAGGCTAAGTCTGTTACCCTTGTAGACATCTCGGAGAAAATGCTGGAGCAAGCCCGTTTGAAAACAGAAGAGCAAGAAATCAGGAATCTTCAACTTTTGGAGCAGGATTTACTGACAAATCCCTTGGAGCAGCAATTTGACTTAATTGTTGTCAGTCGGGTTCTTCATCATATACCTGATTTAGATGCGACTCTTGCCATGTTTCACCAACACCTTAGAGAGAATGGACAAGTCCTCATTGCTGATTTTGTCAAGACAGATACCAACCATCATGGCTTTGAATTGCCTGAACTGGAAACCAAACTCGACCAGTTTGGTTTTTCGAGCATTGACAGTCAGATCCTCTATAGTGCTGAAGGTCTTTTCCTAGGAAATTACGCAGAGCTCTTTTTAACTGTAGCCCAAAAATCACTCGCTGACTAA
- the comGD gene encoding competence type IV pilus minor pilin ComGD — MQNKKQVKLLQIKAFTMLESLLVLGLVSILALGLSGSVQSSFAVVEEQIFFMEFEELYRETQKRSVASQQKTSLNLDGQTISNGNQNLTVPKGIQAPSGQSIIFDRAGGNSSLAKVEFQTSKGAIRYQLYLGNGKIKRIKETKN; from the coding sequence ATGCAAAACAAAAAACAAGTCAAACTGTTGCAGATTAAGGCCTTTACTATGCTTGAGAGTCTCTTGGTTTTGGGACTTGTGAGTATCCTTGCCTTGGGCTTGTCCGGTTCTGTTCAGTCCAGTTTTGCAGTGGTGGAAGAGCAGATTTTCTTTATGGAGTTTGAAGAACTCTATCGGGAAACACAAAAACGCAGTGTAGCCAGTCAGCAAAAGACCAGCTTGAACTTAGATGGACAGACGATCAGCAATGGCAATCAAAACTTGACCGTTCCTAAAGGGATTCAGGCACCATCGGGACAAAGCATTATATTTGACCGAGCTGGGGGCAATTCATCCCTGGCTAAGGTTGAATTTCAGACCAGCAAAGGAGCGATTCGTTATCAATTATATCTAGGAAATGGAAAAATTAAACGCATTAAGGAAACAAAAAATTAG
- the comGG gene encoding competence type IV pilus minor pilin ComGG, with protein MWKKQKVKAGVLLYAVTMAAIFSLLLQFYLHRQVAHHKDYTLNKEKFAAFAMAKRSKDKAEQESGERVFNLGKVTYQNTKTGFATSVRMNKGNYEFLFPLMKIQEKKTAKKEEVATDSSNQAGKKKSEEKPEKKANS; from the coding sequence GTGTGGAAAAAGCAAAAAGTTAAGGCAGGTGTCCTTTTATATGCAGTCACCATGGCAGCCATCTTTAGTCTATTGCTACAGTTTTATTTGCATCGGCAGGTCGCCCATCACAAAGACTATACCCTAAACAAAGAAAAGTTTGCTGCTTTTGCCATGGCCAAGCGAAGTAAAGATAAGGCTGAGCAAGAAAGTGGGGAACGAGTCTTCAACTTAGGAAAAGTCACGTATCAAAATACGAAAACAGGTTTTGCAACAAGTGTTCGTATGAATAAGGGCAACTATGAATTTCTCTTTCCTCTGATGAAAATCCAAGAAAAGAAAACAGCTAAAAAGGAAGAGGTAGCGACTGATTCAAGCAATCAAGCAGGGAAGAAAAAATCAGAAGAAAAGCCTGAAAAGAAAGCCAATTCCTAG
- a CDS encoding acyltransferase family protein encodes MRIKWFSLIRITGLLLVLLYHFFQTIFPGGFFGVDVFFTFSGFLITSLLLEEFWKARQIDLLGFFKRRFYRIVPPVVLMVLVTMPFTFLVRQDYVAGIGGQIAGVLGFMTNFYEMLTGGSYESQFIPHLFVHNWSLAVEVHYYILWGLAVWFLSKRSKSSSQLRGMVFLLSAGAFIISFFSMFIGSLMASSYSSVYFSSLTHVYPFFLGSILATVVGVRQTSDLVKQFDRMWDLRQNLLVFAAGFLVLVLLTFFVKFTYLFAYLFGFLLASLAAVTMIFAARVLHEKTPEIQEPRIITFLADTSYAVYLFHWPFYIIFSQLMSNLPAVILTIIFSYFFAILSFYIIEPLIAGKSNPLIRKISLLPHIKPISAGAAGILTLIALIIIAVAPQVGAFETDLMVNGFKQAQTNIGQTKTLAEQAELSRLGISDGTSLIGDSVALRANTALQEALPEANINAQVSRTTKQANDIMLNNSQNKALLKTVVIATGVNNPEGYKNDLDSIVNNLPKGHHLILVTPYEGDKSKDTYTSVEQYAAYARELAEKNPYVSIADWNKVAKEHPEIWAGTDQVHFGNDNSKLEEGAKLYAETIAAAVKAAQELPVKSK; translated from the coding sequence TTTCACTTTTTCAGGATTTTTGATCACCTCCCTCCTTTTAGAGGAATTTTGGAAGGCACGCCAGATTGATTTACTTGGATTTTTTAAGAGACGGTTTTATCGTATCGTACCACCTGTGGTGCTGATGGTTTTAGTGACCATGCCTTTTACTTTCTTGGTTCGTCAAGACTATGTTGCTGGAATTGGTGGCCAGATTGCTGGAGTTCTCGGTTTTATGACCAACTTCTACGAAATGTTAACAGGGGGAAGTTATGAATCCCAGTTCATTCCGCATCTCTTTGTTCACAACTGGAGTCTAGCTGTTGAGGTTCACTACTATATCCTTTGGGGCTTAGCGGTTTGGTTCTTATCGAAACGTTCAAAATCTAGTAGTCAATTGAGAGGGATGGTCTTTCTCCTTTCTGCTGGAGCTTTTATCATTAGCTTTTTCTCCATGTTTATTGGTAGTCTAATGGCGAGTTCCTATTCATCTGTCTACTTTTCAAGTTTAACCCATGTTTATCCCTTCTTTTTAGGAAGTATTTTGGCGACAGTTGTGGGGGTTCGTCAGACGAGCGATTTAGTCAAGCAGTTTGACCGGATGTGGGATCTTCGTCAGAATCTACTGGTATTTGCTGCAGGGTTTTTGGTGTTAGTGCTCTTGACTTTCTTTGTCAAGTTCACCTACCTGTTTGCGTACTTATTTGGCTTCTTGCTAGCAAGTTTAGCGGCAGTGACCATGATTTTTGCTGCGCGTGTCTTGCATGAGAAAACGCCTGAGATACAAGAACCTCGGATCATTACATTTTTAGCGGATACCAGTTATGCGGTTTATCTCTTCCACTGGCCTTTTTATATTATCTTTTCTCAGTTGATGAGTAATCTGCCTGCTGTTATTCTGACAATCATCTTTTCTTATTTCTTTGCTATCCTATCCTTCTATATTATTGAGCCATTAATTGCTGGTAAATCTAATCCTTTAATACGGAAGATTAGTCTATTGCCTCATATTAAACCAATTAGTGCTGGTGCTGCTGGCATTCTTACCCTGATTGCCTTGATTATCATAGCTGTGGCTCCTCAAGTTGGAGCTTTTGAGACAGACTTGATGGTCAATGGTTTCAAACAAGCCCAGACCAATATAGGACAAACCAAGACTCTTGCTGAACAAGCTGAACTGAGTCGTCTAGGAATTTCTGATGGAACAAGCCTAATAGGTGATTCGGTAGCCTTGCGTGCCAATACAGCCTTACAAGAGGCACTTCCTGAAGCGAATATCAATGCCCAGGTTAGTCGAACGACCAAGCAAGCCAATGACATTATGCTCAATAACAGTCAGAACAAGGCGCTGCTAAAAACAGTTGTCATTGCAACGGGAGTCAATAATCCTGAAGGCTATAAGAATGATTTGGACAGCATCGTGAACAATCTACCGAAAGGACACCATCTGATACTGGTGACACCTTATGAGGGAGACAAGAGCAAGGACACTTACACATCAGTGGAGCAGTATGCGGCTTATGCACGGGAATTAGCTGAAAAGAATCCTTACGTGAGCATAGCTGACTGGAATAAGGTTGCTAAGGAACACCCTGAAATCTGGGCTGGAACCGACCAAGTCCACTTTGGGAATGACAATAGCAAGCTCGAAGAAGGTGCTAAGCTATACGCAGAAACGATTGCAGCTGCTGTTAAGGCTGCTCAAGAACTGCCTGTAAAATCAAAATAA
- a CDS encoding DUF1033 family protein has protein sequence MYRVIEMYGDFEPWWFIEGWEEDVIMSQSFDKYYDALKYYKSCWFELEKKNPLYKSRSDLMTIFWDPADQRWCDECDEYLQQYHSLALLQDEQVIPDEKLRPGYEKQTGQEKHRSCRMKWR, from the coding sequence ATGTATCGTGTTATAGAAATGTATGGGGATTTTGAACCGTGGTGGTTCATAGAAGGTTGGGAAGAAGATGTCATCATGAGTCAATCTTTTGACAAGTACTATGATGCTCTAAAATATTATAAATCATGCTGGTTTGAGCTGGAAAAGAAGAATCCTCTTTATAAGAGTCGGAGTGATTTGATGACTATTTTTTGGGATCCTGCTGATCAGCGCTGGTGTGATGAGTGTGATGAGTATTTGCAACAGTACCATTCTTTGGCACTTTTGCAGGATGAGCAAGTCATCCCCGATGAAAAGCTACGTCCAGGCTACGAAAAACAAACAGGTCAAGAAAAACACCGTTCTTGCCGTATGAAATGGAGATAA
- the comGF gene encoding competence type IV pilus minor pilin ComGF produces MVQRSCSTLKSSKVRAFTLLESLIALIVISGGLLLFQAMSQLLISEVRYQQQSEQKEWLLFVDQLETELERSQFEKVEANHLYVKQDGKDIAMGKSKSDDFRKTDSSGRGYQPMVYGLKSAQIIEENQLVRFRFQFQKGLEREFIYRVEKAKS; encoded by the coding sequence ATGGTTCAGAGAAGTTGCTCAACCTTAAAGAGCAGTAAGGTAAGAGCGTTCACTCTTTTAGAATCTCTGATTGCCCTTATCGTCATTAGCGGAGGCTTGCTCCTCTTTCAAGCTATGAGTCAGCTCCTCATTTCAGAAGTTCGTTACCAGCAGCAAAGCGAGCAAAAGGAGTGGCTCTTGTTTGTGGACCAGCTAGAGACTGAGTTAGAGCGTTCGCAGTTTGAAAAGGTGGAAGCCAATCACCTCTATGTGAAGCAAGATGGCAAGGATATCGCTATGGGCAAGTCCAAATCAGATGATTTTCGGAAAACCGATAGCAGCGGACGGGGCTACCAACCTATGGTTTATGGACTCAAATCAGCACAGATTATAGAAGAAAATCAATTGGTTCGCTTTCGTTTCCAATTTCAAAAGGGCTTAGAAAGGGAGTTCATCTATCGTGTGGAAAAAGCAAAAAGTTAA
- a CDS encoding class I SAM-dependent methyltransferase, translating into MDFEKIEQAYTYLLENIQVIQSDLATNFYDVLVEQNSIYLDGETELEQVKENNQALKRLALRKEEWLKTYQFLLMKAGQTEPLQANHQFTPDAIALLLVLIVEELFGQEEISILEMGSGMGILGATFLTSLAKKVDYLGIEVDDLLIDLAASMADVIGLQAGFVQGDAVRPQMLKESDVVISDLPVGYYPDDAIASRYQVSSSQEHTYAHHLLMEQGLKYLKSDGYAIFLAPSDLLTSPQSDLLKGWLKDEVSLAAVIALPEDIFSTASQAKSIFVLQKKRDKEIEPFVYPLTSLQDPSVLLTFKENFQNWSKGTEI; encoded by the coding sequence ATGGATTTTGAAAAAATTGAACAAGCTTATACGTATTTACTAGAGAATATCCAAGTCATCCAAAGTGATTTGGCAACCAACTTTTATGATGTCTTGGTAGAGCAAAATAGTATCTACCTAGATGGCGAGACTGAGCTAGAGCAGGTCAAGGAGAACAATCAAGCCCTTAAGCGCTTAGCGCTTCGCAAGGAAGAGTGGCTCAAGACCTACCAGTTTCTCTTGATGAAGGCAGGACAAACGGAGCCTTTACAGGCCAATCACCAGTTTACACCGGATGCCATTGCTCTCCTCTTGGTACTTATTGTGGAAGAGTTGTTTGGACAAGAGGAAATTAGCATCCTCGAAATGGGTTCTGGTATGGGGATTTTGGGGGCTACTTTCTTGACTTCTCTTGCTAAAAAAGTAGATTACTTGGGAATCGAAGTGGATGATTTGCTAATTGATCTGGCAGCCAGTATGGCAGATGTGATTGGTTTGCAGGCTGGTTTTGTTCAAGGAGACGCCGTTCGTCCGCAAATGCTTAAAGAAAGCGACGTGGTCATCAGCGATTTGCCTGTTGGCTATTACCCAGACGATGCCATCGCTTCGCGCTATCAAGTGTCTTCTAGTCAAGAGCATACCTATGCCCATCATTTGCTGATGGAACAAGGCCTCAAGTACCTTAAGTCAGATGGCTATGCTATTTTTTTAGCTCCGAGTGATTTATTGACCAGCCCTCAAAGTGATTTGTTAAAAGGGTGGCTCAAAGACGAAGTGAGTCTGGCTGCTGTCATCGCTCTGCCAGAGGATATTTTCTCAACTGCAAGCCAAGCTAAAAGTATTTTTGTTTTACAGAAGAAAAGAGATAAGGAAATAGAACCCTTTGTCTACCCTCTTACTAGCTTGCAGGATCCGTCAGTTTTGTTGACCTTTAAAGAAAATTTTCAAAATTGGAGCAAAGGTACTGAAATATAA
- the nagA gene encoding N-acetylglucosamine-6-phosphate deacetylase encodes MPNYIKADQFFYPHGVRRGGYLELVDGKFGKHVEQIPEGAEVIDYTGYSIAPGLVDTHIHGFGGVDVMDNNIEGTLHTMSEGLLSTGVTSFLPTTLTSSYEQLLAVTENIGARYQEASGAKIRGIYFEGPYFTEKYKGAQNPAYMKDPRMDEFRAWQKAANGLLNKIALAPEREGVEDFVRTITGEGVTVALGHSNATFDEAKKAVDAGASVWVHAYNGMRGLTHRELGMVGAMYELPHTYAELICDGHHVDPKACDILLKQKGTENIALITDCMTAGGLDDGDYMLGEFPVVVANGTARLKSTGNLAGSILKLKDGLKNVVEWGIANPHEAVMMASLNPAKSVHIDDVCGQIREGYDADFIVLDKDLELVATYLDGVKRYQA; translated from the coding sequence ATGCCTAATTATATTAAAGCGGATCAGTTTTTCTACCCACACGGAGTTCGTCGTGGCGGTTACTTGGAACTTGTGGATGGCAAGTTTGGCAAACATGTAGAACAGATTCCTGAAGGAGCTGAGGTGATTGACTATACAGGTTATAGCATTGCCCCAGGACTTGTGGATACCCACATTCATGGATTTGGCGGTGTCGATGTCATGGACAATAACATCGAAGGGACCCTTCATACCATGAGTGAAGGTCTACTTAGCACGGGTGTTACCAGCTTCTTGCCAACGACGTTGACTTCCTCTTACGAGCAGTTGCTTGCGGTAACTGAAAATATCGGTGCTCGTTACCAGGAAGCAAGTGGAGCCAAGATTCGTGGGATCTATTTTGAAGGGCCTTATTTCACAGAGAAATACAAGGGAGCTCAAAACCCTGCCTATATGAAAGACCCCCGTATGGATGAGTTTCGTGCTTGGCAAAAAGCAGCCAATGGCTTGCTCAATAAAATCGCCCTTGCGCCAGAACGCGAAGGTGTAGAAGACTTTGTTCGTACGATTACGGGCGAAGGAGTGACTGTTGCTCTGGGACATTCCAATGCGACTTTTGATGAAGCTAAAAAAGCAGTAGATGCTGGAGCGAGTGTTTGGGTACATGCCTACAACGGAATGCGTGGGTTGACTCACCGTGAGCTCGGTATGGTGGGAGCCATGTATGAATTGCCACATACCTATGCAGAGTTGATCTGTGACGGTCACCACGTAGATCCAAAGGCCTGTGACATTTTGCTCAAGCAAAAGGGAACTGAAAATATTGCCCTTATCACAGACTGTATGACAGCTGGTGGTTTGGACGACGGTGACTACATGTTGGGAGAATTCCCGGTAGTAGTTGCTAATGGAACTGCTCGCCTCAAATCGACAGGCAATTTGGCAGGTTCTATCCTCAAACTCAAAGATGGTTTGAAAAATGTGGTCGAATGGGGCATTGCGAATCCGCATGAAGCCGTCATGATGGCTAGCCTCAACCCAGCAAAATCTGTTCACATCGATGATGTCTGTGGTCAAATCCGTGAAGGTTATGACGCTGACTTTATCGTACTGGATAAAGATTTGGAATTGGTAGCAACCTACCTAGATGGTGTGAAACGTTATCAAGCCTAA
- the comGA gene encoding competence type IV pilus ATPase ComGA: MVQEIAQKIIATAKEKKAQDIYLIPKEKSYELHMRVGDERCLVDSYEFDVLAAVISHFKFVAGMNVGEKRRSQLGSCDYQHGEKKSSLRLSTVGDYRGYESLVIRLLHDEEQDLHFWFQDMNELGEQYRQRGLYLFAGPVGSGKTTLMHELAKSLFKGQQVMSIEDPVEIKQDDMLQLQLNEAIGLTYENLIKLSLRHRPDLLIIGEIRDSETARAVVRASLTGATVFSTIHAKSIRGVYERLLELGVTEEELAVVLQGVCYQRLIGGGGIVDFANKDYQEHQPTSWNEQIDQLLKDGHITSLQAETEKISYS, from the coding sequence ATGGTACAAGAAATTGCACAGAAAATTATTGCTACTGCGAAAGAAAAGAAGGCCCAGGATATCTATCTTATCCCCAAGGAAAAGTCCTACGAGCTTCACATGCGGGTTGGAGACGAACGGTGTCTAGTTGACTCCTATGAGTTTGATGTTTTAGCTGCTGTGATTAGTCATTTTAAATTTGTGGCGGGTATGAACGTAGGAGAGAAGAGGCGTAGTCAGCTGGGGTCTTGCGACTATCAGCATGGGGAGAAGAAGTCTTCTCTGCGTTTGTCTACCGTGGGAGATTATCGGGGATATGAGAGTTTGGTCATTCGTTTGTTGCACGATGAGGAACAGGACCTGCATTTCTGGTTTCAGGATATGAACGAACTGGGTGAGCAGTACAGGCAACGGGGGCTCTACCTTTTTGCGGGTCCAGTTGGAAGTGGCAAGACGACTCTGATGCACGAATTAGCCAAGTCTCTGTTTAAAGGACAGCAGGTTATGTCCATTGAAGATCCTGTCGAGATCAAGCAGGACGACATGCTCCAGTTGCAGTTGAATGAGGCGATTGGATTGACCTATGAAAATCTGATCAAACTGTCTCTTCGGCATCGTCCTGACCTCTTGATTATCGGTGAAATTCGTGATAGCGAGACAGCGCGTGCAGTGGTCAGAGCCAGTTTGACAGGGGCGACGGTCTTTTCAACCATTCATGCCAAGAGTATCCGAGGTGTTTATGAACGCCTTCTGGAGTTGGGTGTGACGGAGGAGGAACTAGCAGTTGTCCTGCAAGGAGTCTGCTACCAGAGATTAATTGGGGGAGGAGGAATCGTTGACTTTGCAAACAAAGACTATCAAGAACACCAGCCAACTAGCTGGAATGAGCAGATTGATCAGCTTCTTAAAGATGGACATATCACAAGTCTTCAGGCTGAAACGGAAAAAATTAGCTACAGCTAA
- the comGB gene encoding competence type IV pilus assembly protein ComGB — protein MDISQVFRLKRKKLATAKQKKIITLFNNLFSSGFHLVEIISFLGRSALLEKDYVAQMHQGLSQGKSFSEMMESLGFSSAIVTQLSLAEVHGNLHLSLGKIEEYLDNLSKVKKKLIEVATYPLILLGFLLLIMLGLRNYLLPQLDSSNIATQIIGNLPQIFLGLVLVCSLSLLLALTFYKRSSKMRVFSMLARIPFLGIFVQTYLTAYYAREWGNMISQGMELMQIFQIMQEQGSQLFKEIGQDLAQALQNGREFSQTIATYPYFKKELSLIIEYGEVKSKLGSELEIYAEKTWEVFFTRVNRTMNLVQPLVFIFVALIIVLLYAAMLMPMYQNMEVNF, from the coding sequence ATGGACATATCACAAGTCTTCAGGCTGAAACGGAAAAAATTAGCTACAGCTAAGCAGAAGAAAATCATTACCTTGTTTAACAATCTCTTCTCCAGTGGCTTTCATTTGGTGGAAATTATTTCTTTCTTGGGCAGAAGTGCTTTGCTGGAAAAGGACTATGTGGCCCAGATGCACCAAGGCTTGTCTCAGGGGAAATCCTTCTCAGAAATGATGGAAAGTTTGGGCTTTTCAAGTGCTATTGTGACTCAATTATCTCTAGCTGAAGTTCATGGAAATCTCCATCTGAGTCTGGGGAAGATAGAAGAATATCTGGATAATTTGTCCAAGGTCAAGAAGAAGTTAATTGAAGTAGCGACTTATCCCCTGATTTTGCTGGGATTTCTCCTGCTAATCATGTTGGGGCTCAGGAATTATTTGCTCCCCCAACTGGACAGTAGCAATATCGCCACTCAAATCATCGGCAATCTGCCACAAATATTTCTGGGACTAGTGTTGGTTTGCTCTCTATCTTTACTTTTAGCCCTCACTTTTTACAAAAGAAGTTCCAAGATGCGGGTCTTCTCGATGTTAGCGCGGATTCCCTTTCTAGGAATCTTTGTTCAGACCTATCTGACGGCCTATTACGCGCGTGAATGGGGCAATATGATTTCACAGGGGATGGAGCTGATGCAGATTTTTCAGATCATGCAGGAACAAGGTTCCCAGCTCTTTAAAGAAATTGGTCAAGATCTGGCTCAAGCCCTGCAAAATGGTCGGGAATTTTCTCAAACCATAGCAACCTATCCTTACTTTAAAAAGGAGTTGAGTCTCATCATCGAGTATGGGGAAGTCAAGTCCAAGCTGGGGAGCGAGTTGGAAATCTATGCTGAGAAAACTTGGGAGGTATTTTTTACCCGAGTCAACCGCACTATGAACTTAGTACAGCCACTGGTTTTTATTTTTGTGGCCCTGATTATCGTTTTACTTTATGCGGCAATGCTTATGCCCATGTATCAAAATATGGAGGTAAATTTTTAA
- the rnpA gene encoding ribonuclease P protein component, translating to MKKSFRVKREKDFKAIFKDGTSFANRKFVVYQLENQQNHFRVGLSVSKKLGNAVTRNQIKRRIRHILQSVKGSLVEHVDFVVIARKGVETLEYAEMEKNLLHVLKLSKIYQEGNGSEKETTVD from the coding sequence TTGAAGAAAAGCTTTCGTGTAAAAAGAGAGAAAGATTTTAAGGCGATTTTCAAGGACGGAACAAGTTTTGCCAATCGAAAATTTGTTGTCTACCAATTGGAAAACCAGCAAAACCATTTTCGAGTAGGACTGTCCGTCAGCAAAAAGCTGGGGAATGCAGTTACCAGAAATCAAATCAAGAGACGAATCCGGCACATTCTACAAAGTGTAAAAGGGAGTTTAGTAGAGCATGTTGATTTTGTCGTGATTGCCCGAAAAGGGGTGGAAACCTTGGAATATGCAGAGATGGAGAAAAACCTACTCCACGTATTAAAGTTATCAAAGATTTACCAGGAAGGAAATGGGAGTGAAAAAGAAACTACAGTTGACTAG
- the comGE gene encoding competence type IV pilus minor pilin ComGE, which yields MEKLNALRKQKIRAVILLEAVVALAVFASIATLLLGQIQKNRQEEAEILQKEEVLRVAKMALQTGQNQVNINGVEIQVFSSEKGLEVYHGSEKLLNLKEQ from the coding sequence ATGGAAAAATTAAACGCATTAAGGAAACAAAAAATTAGGGCAGTGATTTTACTAGAAGCAGTAGTTGCTCTAGCCGTTTTTGCCAGCATTGCAACCCTCCTCTTGGGACAAATTCAGAAAAATAGACAAGAAGAGGCAGAAATCTTGCAAAAAGAGGAAGTCTTGCGTGTGGCGAAGATGGCTCTGCAGACAGGTCAAAATCAGGTAAACATAAACGGAGTGGAGATTCAGGTGTTTTCTAGTGAAAAGGGATTGGAGGTCTACCATGGTTCAGAGAAGTTGCTCAACCTTAAAGAGCAGTAA
- a CDS encoding acetate kinase yields the protein MTKTIAINAGSSSLKWQLYQMPEEKVLAKGLIERIGLKDSISTVKFDGRSEQQILDIEDHTQAVKILLDDLIRFDIIKGYDEITGVGHRVVAGGEYFKESTVVEGDVLEKVEELGLLAPLHNPANAAGIRAFKELLPDITSVVVFDTSFHTTMPEKAYRYPLPTKYYTENKVRKYGAHGTSHQFVAGEAAKLLGRPLEDLKLITCHIGNGASITAVKGGKSVDTSMGFTPLGGVMMGTRTGDIDPAIIPYLMQYTEDFNTPEDISRVLNRESGLMGVSGQSSDMRDVIAAMEAGDHDATLAYEMYVDRIQKHIGQYLAVLNGADAIIFTAGIGENAALVREDVISGISWFGCDVDPEKNVFGVTGDISTDAAKIRVLVIPTDEELVIARDVERLKK from the coding sequence ATGACAAAAACAATTGCAATCAATGCAGGAAGCTCAAGCTTGAAATGGCAACTTTATCAAATGCCTGAAGAGAAAGTTTTGGCTAAAGGCTTGATTGAACGTATTGGATTGAAAGATTCAATTTCAACAGTAAAATTTGACGGTCGTTCGGAGCAACAAATTCTTGATATCGAAGACCATACACAAGCCGTTAAAATTTTATTGGATGACTTGATTCGTTTTGACATCATTAAAGGGTACGATGAGATTACAGGTGTCGGACACCGCGTCGTTGCAGGTGGTGAATATTTCAAGGAATCAACAGTTGTTGAGGGAGATGTGTTAGAAAAAGTTGAGGAATTGGGGCTCTTGGCTCCTCTTCACAATCCAGCTAACGCAGCTGGAATCCGCGCATTTAAGGAATTGCTTCCAGATATTACCAGTGTTGTCGTATTTGATACCTCATTCCACACAACCATGCCAGAGAAGGCTTATCGCTACCCTCTACCAACTAAATACTACACAGAAAACAAGGTTCGTAAATATGGTGCCCACGGGACAAGTCACCAGTTTGTCGCAGGAGAAGCAGCGAAACTTTTGGGTCGTCCTCTAGAAGACTTGAAATTGATTACCTGCCATATTGGTAACGGGGCTTCTATCACAGCTGTTAAGGGTGGGAAGTCTGTAGATACTTCTATGGGATTCACACCACTTGGCGGTGTGATGATGGGAACTCGTACAGGAGATATTGACCCTGCTATCATCCCTTATCTCATGCAATATACAGAGGACTTTAACACGCCTGAAGATATTAGTCGCGTTCTCAATCGTGAATCAGGCCTTATGGGAGTTTCTGGTCAGTCAAGCGATATGCGTGATGTGATTGCTGCCATGGAAGCAGGAGACCATGATGCGACTTTGGCTTATGAAATGTATGTCGATCGTATCCAAAAACATATCGGTCAATACCTTGCAGTCCTAAATGGAGCAGATGCGATTATCTTCACAGCAGGTATCGGTGAAAATGCAGCTTTGGTTCGTGAGGATGTCATTTCAGGTATCTCTTGGTTTGGTTGTGATGTGGATCCAGAAAAGAACGTCTTTGGCGTAACGGGAGACATCTCAACTGACGCAGCGAAAATCCGTGTCTTGGTTATTCCAACAGATGAAGAATTGGTGATTGCACGCGATGTTGAGCGCTTGAAAAAATAA